In Microvenator marinus, one genomic interval encodes:
- a CDS encoding NAD(P)H-dependent oxidoreductase: protein MSKKIAIIIGHPDRESFNFALAQAYKTGAERAGAEVREIVIADLEFNPNLQFGYRARTELEPDLIASQETLKWADHLVWVYPVWWGGVPGIMKGFLDRVLLPGFAFKKREGSLWWDKFFTGKTARLITTMDQPPWYYFLVYWAPTHFAMKRLTLNFIGVSVRSTSIGPIRLSKESFRTKWLQKVERLGEKCR, encoded by the coding sequence ATGAGCAAAAAGATTGCGATCATCATCGGGCACCCAGATAGGGAGAGCTTTAATTTTGCCCTGGCCCAGGCCTACAAGACTGGGGCTGAGCGCGCGGGTGCCGAGGTGCGCGAGATCGTGATTGCGGATCTTGAGTTCAACCCTAATCTGCAGTTTGGTTATCGAGCGCGCACCGAGCTCGAGCCCGACTTGATCGCAAGCCAGGAGACCTTGAAATGGGCGGACCACCTCGTCTGGGTCTATCCCGTCTGGTGGGGCGGGGTCCCCGGGATCATGAAAGGATTCCTGGATCGAGTGCTCCTTCCGGGTTTTGCGTTTAAGAAACGCGAAGGCTCACTCTGGTGGGACAAATTCTTCACGGGTAAGACGGCGCGATTGATTACCACCATGGATCAGCCGCCCTGGTATTACTTTCTGGTCTATTGGGCGCCCACACATTTTGCGATGAAGCGGTTGACGCTCAATTTCATTGGCGTGTCTGTGCGAAGCACTTCGATTGGGCCGATTCGTTTGTCCAAAGAGAGTTTCCGGACAAAGTGGCTTCAGAAAGTTGAACGCCTGGGCGAAAAATGCCGCTGA
- a CDS encoding sel1 repeat family protein, whose amino-acid sequence MRIVLMIVLALYSLGATAQDSSKDSRALCEKGDLEACMNHAYYREFEAEPKPFPKSGLKLLKSACKKEDARACVGLGSVLRRGSKPDLKSAKEAFQKACDIAQSPKSKSELGSAVESTLTGKSTLPGACVSVMEVRCEMEGKDACNAWYAEAIKSCPRQCTTPCDHVGLGGKPCCKAWSSECERSGAIVDAKLKKVGKSIMDSCFGDSEKRPRVVRVELYVTQSRVLWSDLRLGDEHKKEAACFRTEFKKLSLGRLPAPTQTRFLMR is encoded by the coding sequence ATGAGAATAGTTCTGATGATAGTTTTGGCGCTCTATTCTTTGGGTGCTACGGCTCAAGATTCGTCTAAAGACTCACGCGCTCTATGCGAAAAAGGTGACCTCGAAGCGTGTATGAATCACGCGTACTACAGGGAGTTTGAAGCAGAACCAAAGCCGTTCCCAAAGAGCGGCCTTAAGCTGCTCAAATCTGCATGTAAGAAGGAGGACGCGCGCGCCTGTGTCGGGCTTGGTTCCGTGCTTCGACGCGGGTCTAAACCCGACTTGAAGTCAGCAAAAGAGGCCTTTCAGAAGGCGTGTGATATCGCCCAAAGCCCGAAGTCAAAATCAGAGCTCGGATCAGCGGTTGAATCGACTCTGACCGGCAAGTCGACACTACCGGGGGCTTGCGTTTCGGTCATGGAGGTGCGTTGCGAAATGGAAGGCAAGGACGCCTGTAATGCGTGGTACGCCGAAGCTATCAAATCGTGTCCGAGGCAATGCACGACGCCGTGTGACCATGTTGGGCTGGGTGGAAAACCCTGCTGCAAAGCCTGGTCAAGTGAATGTGAACGTTCAGGCGCCATTGTTGATGCGAAGCTCAAGAAGGTCGGAAAGTCCATTATGGACTCATGTTTTGGAGACTCAGAAAAACGCCCTCGGGTCGTTCGGGTGGAGCTCTACGTCACTCAAAGCCGCGTGCTTTGGTCAGATCTCCGGCTCGGAGATGAGCATAAAAAAGAGGCTGCCTGCTTTCGTACAGAGTTCAAGAAATTGAGCCTCGGCAGGTTGCCTGCACCCACACAGACACGCTTTTTGATGAGGTAA
- a CDS encoding FG-GAP repeat domain-containing protein gives MIQNKMIFLVVLLVSLTSCSDDSNTPNPSPDAGLPDMEVQDSGADMVEDSGEDLGDDTGWDMATDAADMGTDAGVCELPCGEQCCGDGEFCNFGSCVAPGSFCQRNEDCEDTDYCELTAPIELGTPPADGLACPPAGALPWGTCVARPSLGACTHQPDGGLAASVRYSWGNESATNDRVMMTPVVVQLDDDDCDGDADQDDIPEVVFLTFEGNDYNNNAGNSARLMAISAVDGSVVEKLGLDQTADEPIAGMAAGDIDGVPGNEVVVCNSNNRVQAYDAQGGSLWLSEPLGTCRTLVISDVDQDGSVEVIAGQEILNGATGATKVNLPGLSQEFSVVDVNGDGALDIVDPSNVYDASGALIAAGDFPATSVAVGQLDAAGPPEIISVDFASHTITIWRVDTTLPNSREIVRTIDLFELAASPNPCCQLSPSAQGCNSGGGAPVVADFTGDGVLDVGVATGFSFQVYDGARLMDSAVATGDTVAWSVPAQDCSSAQTGAAAFDLDNDGAAEALYADEATFRIYRGTDGDVQFSTCNTSGTIREKPVVADVDGDGFAEIVVVSNNYSSINCGGQKTTGVRVFGAENGHWARAARTSGEDLLGAPNAAPDLTLEVFVEREPELKVSARVRNLGDAPVPPGVTVSFYDGNPEDSGTPIGQTQTTRTLDVLGSTMVELNLQTEPSELYVVVNDDESANAWKECRMDNNVVGPVEPL, from the coding sequence ATGATCCAAAATAAAATGATATTTCTAGTGGTACTGCTGGTTAGTTTGACCAGTTGTAGCGATGACTCAAACACGCCGAACCCGAGCCCTGATGCTGGTCTCCCAGATATGGAGGTTCAAGACAGCGGTGCGGATATGGTCGAAGACTCCGGTGAAGATCTGGGAGATGACACCGGGTGGGACATGGCCACCGATGCTGCCGACATGGGTACCGATGCTGGCGTATGCGAGCTGCCTTGCGGCGAGCAATGTTGTGGCGATGGGGAGTTCTGTAATTTTGGGAGCTGTGTAGCACCGGGGAGCTTCTGCCAGCGAAACGAAGATTGTGAAGACACCGACTACTGCGAACTCACAGCACCCATCGAGCTCGGTACGCCTCCTGCCGATGGGCTGGCGTGTCCACCAGCTGGCGCATTGCCCTGGGGAACATGCGTCGCACGACCTTCGTTGGGGGCGTGTACACATCAGCCCGACGGGGGTCTTGCGGCTAGCGTCAGATATTCATGGGGCAATGAGTCCGCGACGAATGATCGCGTGATGATGACGCCGGTCGTCGTGCAACTCGACGACGACGATTGCGACGGCGATGCCGACCAAGACGATATCCCCGAGGTGGTCTTCTTAACCTTTGAGGGAAATGACTACAATAACAACGCGGGCAACTCCGCTCGACTCATGGCCATCAGCGCAGTCGACGGCTCGGTGGTAGAAAAGCTCGGCTTGGACCAGACCGCTGACGAACCGATCGCCGGCATGGCCGCTGGGGATATCGACGGCGTTCCGGGCAACGAGGTCGTGGTCTGCAACTCGAACAACAGGGTTCAAGCTTATGACGCGCAAGGTGGTTCTTTGTGGTTGAGCGAGCCGCTCGGCACGTGCAGAACACTTGTGATCTCGGACGTCGACCAAGATGGAAGCGTCGAAGTCATCGCGGGTCAGGAGATTCTCAATGGTGCTACAGGGGCGACCAAAGTGAACCTGCCTGGTTTGTCACAGGAGTTCAGTGTCGTGGATGTCAACGGCGATGGTGCGTTGGACATCGTCGATCCCAGCAATGTCTACGATGCCAGCGGCGCCCTGATCGCGGCGGGCGACTTCCCGGCGACATCGGTAGCCGTTGGCCAGCTCGACGCAGCAGGACCTCCCGAGATCATCTCGGTCGACTTCGCTTCCCACACAATCACGATCTGGCGCGTTGACACCACCCTGCCCAACTCACGGGAGATCGTGCGCACAATCGACCTCTTCGAGTTAGCCGCATCTCCAAATCCGTGTTGTCAACTCAGTCCTTCGGCGCAGGGTTGTAACAGCGGTGGCGGTGCCCCTGTGGTAGCTGACTTCACGGGCGACGGCGTGCTGGATGTGGGCGTTGCAACGGGCTTCAGCTTCCAGGTCTACGACGGTGCAAGGCTCATGGACTCAGCCGTGGCAACTGGCGACACCGTGGCATGGAGCGTGCCGGCACAGGACTGTTCGTCCGCGCAGACCGGCGCCGCCGCATTTGACCTGGACAATGACGGAGCCGCTGAGGCGCTCTACGCAGACGAGGCCACGTTTAGAATCTACCGAGGCACCGATGGAGACGTGCAGTTTTCGACGTGTAACACGAGCGGCACGATCCGCGAGAAGCCCGTGGTTGCAGATGTGGACGGCGACGGATTCGCTGAAATCGTTGTGGTCAGCAACAACTATTCTTCGATCAACTGTGGTGGGCAGAAGACGACCGGCGTCCGCGTGTTTGGGGCTGAAAACGGCCACTGGGCTCGTGCCGCACGAACATCCGGCGAGGATTTGCTTGGAGCTCCGAACGCCGCGCCAGATCTCACCCTTGAAGTATTTGTAGAGCGCGAGCCTGAACTCAAAGTTTCGGCGCGCGTGCGCAATCTCGGCGATGCACCAGTGCCCCCTGGAGTCACGGTAAGCTTCTATGACGGCAACCCAGAAGACTCGGGCACACCAATCGGGCAGACTCAAACCACACGAACCCTAGATGTGTTGGGGAGCACAATGGTCGAATTGAATCTTCAGACGGAGCCAAGCGAGTTGTACGTGGTGGTCAATGATGACGAATCAGCGAATGCATGGAAGGAATGCCGAATGGACAACAACGTGGTGGGGCCTGTTGAACCCCTTTAA
- a CDS encoding type II toxin-antitoxin system VapB family antitoxin, whose translation MNIKNDETVPLAQELAVLGESSTQNFFDEIRRIQDDYGTSDLFDPREADEILGFGEDGLP comes from the coding sequence ATGAATATCAAGAATGATGAAACAGTTCCTTTGGCTCAAGAGCTTGCGGTGCTTGGCGAGTCGAGTACTCAGAACTTTTTCGATGAGATCCGCCGCATTCAAGATGATTACGGCACCTCAGACCTTTTTGATCCACGCGAAGCAGACGAGATTCTGGGATTTGGAGAGGACGGCCTGCCATGA
- a CDS encoding DUF234 domain-containing protein: protein MRFYYTFVTKYHTALGREPALDIWKNQIEAEIDAYMGHIFERIVQEAYVRISDEPAQEWSRWEGKDRERQSVEIDIVSRLLNGKMLTGAIKWNARPVGLELHKKHMDQLNRLAASGQGWAREALEPDARLIYVASGGFKKNFVKAVEEGLVPAKLWTLEDLYS from the coding sequence CTGCGTTTCTACTACACCTTCGTCACCAAGTATCATACGGCGCTCGGGCGAGAACCAGCGCTTGATATTTGGAAAAACCAAATCGAGGCAGAGATCGACGCGTACATGGGACACATCTTTGAACGAATTGTTCAAGAGGCCTACGTCCGTATATCCGATGAGCCAGCTCAGGAATGGAGCCGCTGGGAGGGCAAAGACCGAGAACGTCAGAGCGTGGAAATCGATATTGTGTCGCGGCTACTGAACGGTAAGATGTTAACCGGCGCAATCAAGTGGAATGCCCGGCCAGTCGGACTAGAACTCCACAAGAAGCACATGGACCAACTCAACCGGCTCGCCGCTTCAGGACAAGGCTGGGCGCGCGAGGCCCTGGAGCCCGATGCTCGCCTCATTTATGTGGCTTCAGGCGGATTTAAGAAGAATTTCGTGAAGGCTGTAGAAGAAGGTCTAGTCCCTGCGAAACTCTGGACCTTAGAGGATCTCTACTCGTAA
- a CDS encoding type II toxin-antitoxin system HipA family toxin, whose amino-acid sequence MTSKPNTAFVWFWLPGAVEPRVVGRLDSVGESLIFTYGRNYLEAAGAVSLFTPELPLKRGRIPNPDGLLMPGVIRDGSPDAWGRRVILNARLNRRGSDAETSDLGELEYLLYSGSDRIGALDFQESPDVYVEREYPKATLEELLESAERVEEGVPLSPALDAALLHGTSIGGARPKALLDSDDAKFIAKFSSTSDTRDVVKAEYLTMRLALRVGLDVSEVSLQRALGKDVLLIRRFDRELGADGWQRRQVVSALTILGLDEMMARYASYPDMAERIRHGFFEPESTLRELFSRMVFNVLCGNTDDHARNHAAFWDGELLALTPAYDLCPQPRSGNEASQAMLITEKSRESNVSTCIQAAHHFLLDEREARQIIEAEIDAIHDAWDEICDEAELDSVQRRLLWGRQFLNPYSLR is encoded by the coding sequence ATGACTTCTAAGCCTAACACAGCCTTTGTGTGGTTTTGGTTGCCAGGGGCTGTAGAACCTCGCGTTGTGGGTCGTCTGGATTCAGTCGGTGAATCGCTCATATTCACTTACGGTCGGAACTACCTCGAAGCCGCAGGCGCCGTATCCCTCTTCACTCCGGAGCTGCCACTCAAGAGAGGTCGAATTCCGAACCCCGATGGACTTCTGATGCCGGGGGTGATCCGAGATGGTTCGCCCGACGCTTGGGGAAGGCGTGTGATTCTGAACGCGCGACTAAACAGGCGAGGCTCGGACGCAGAGACCTCGGATCTCGGTGAGTTAGAATACCTCTTATACTCGGGATCGGACCGAATCGGTGCCCTTGACTTCCAAGAGTCACCCGACGTCTACGTTGAACGGGAATACCCCAAAGCCACATTGGAAGAGCTTCTCGAGTCGGCGGAACGAGTGGAGGAGGGCGTTCCGCTGAGTCCGGCTCTCGATGCTGCCCTCTTGCACGGAACGTCGATTGGTGGGGCGCGTCCAAAGGCTTTGCTGGATTCCGATGACGCCAAATTCATTGCGAAATTCTCGTCAACCTCAGATACCCGCGATGTGGTTAAGGCTGAGTATCTTACGATGCGATTGGCACTCCGCGTGGGCCTCGACGTGAGCGAGGTATCCCTCCAACGCGCATTGGGCAAGGACGTTCTTTTGATTCGACGGTTTGATCGGGAGCTGGGCGCAGATGGTTGGCAACGGCGGCAAGTTGTTTCGGCCCTGACGATTCTGGGGCTCGATGAAATGATGGCGAGATATGCGAGCTATCCTGACATGGCCGAGCGCATCAGGCACGGATTTTTTGAGCCAGAATCGACACTTAGGGAGCTTTTCTCTCGTATGGTCTTTAACGTGCTTTGCGGCAACACTGACGACCATGCTCGAAACCACGCCGCGTTCTGGGACGGAGAGTTGCTGGCCCTGACACCCGCATATGATCTTTGTCCGCAGCCCCGAAGCGGCAACGAAGCCAGTCAAGCCATGTTGATCACCGAAAAGAGCCGCGAAAGCAATGTCAGCACCTGCATTCAAGCCGCACATCATTTCCTTCTGGATGAGCGCGAAGCCAGGCAAATCATCGAAGCAGAAATAGATGCCATCCATGACGCATGGGACGAGATTTGTGACGAAGCCGAGCTGGATTCAGTTCAAAGGCGACTCTTGTGGGGGCGGCAATTCTTGAACCCGTATTCGTTGAGATAG
- a CDS encoding helix-turn-helix transcriptional regulator: protein MYMKKRAYSKYTLEAINLLAAQIKLGRKERGWTEEETAERAGISRTTLRKIEQGDPGCALGLVFEVATLVGIKLFDDPVPIRTQLQHAEDKIALLPQRIRIPEVDDDF, encoded by the coding sequence ATGTACATGAAGAAAAGAGCCTACTCAAAGTATACACTGGAAGCTATCAACCTGCTCGCCGCTCAAATCAAACTTGGCCGAAAGGAGCGCGGGTGGACCGAAGAAGAGACGGCTGAGCGCGCCGGGATTTCCAGGACCACGCTGCGAAAAATCGAACAAGGTGATCCCGGGTGCGCTCTAGGACTCGTCTTTGAAGTGGCCACGCTGGTCGGCATCAAACTCTTTGATGACCCGGTGCCCATTCGAACTCAACTTCAGCACGCAGAAGACAAGATTGCCCTTCTTCCTCAGCGCATTCGCATCCCCGAGGTAGACGATGACTTCTAA
- a CDS encoding DUF4174 domain-containing protein has translation MDMRVFLFVIILMFSFDAMAEPPDDLKAHLWSDRVLILAAELAKTWDVSEPFTLILVGKDGTEKLRSHKAVAVEMLFETIDAMPMRIREMKSDP, from the coding sequence ATGGACATGCGCGTTTTCCTTTTTGTTATCATTCTCATGTTCTCATTTGACGCCATGGCCGAGCCGCCCGACGACCTCAAGGCCCATCTCTGGTCAGACCGCGTGCTCATCCTCGCGGCCGAGCTCGCCAAAACCTGGGACGTCTCCGAGCCCTTTACCTTGATCCTGGTTGGGAAGGACGGCACCGAGAAGCTTCGGAGCCACAAGGCCGTTGCGGTCGAAATGCTATTCGAAACCATCGACGCGATGCCAATGAGAATTCGGGAAATGAAATCCGACCCTTGA
- a CDS encoding CopG family transcriptional regulator, with protein sequence MIRTVIALEEEEKEFLDRMAKAEGVSMASIIRRAVREHMERAAAQNTSTLLDQTFGIRGGEDALAYVDRLRDEW encoded by the coding sequence GTGATTCGAACAGTAATAGCCCTAGAAGAGGAAGAGAAAGAATTCCTCGATCGCATGGCAAAAGCTGAGGGAGTATCCATGGCTTCGATCATTCGTCGAGCCGTTCGCGAACATATGGAAAGGGCTGCCGCGCAGAATACCTCGACGCTGTTGGACCAAACGTTTGGAATTCGTGGGGGCGAGGATGCTTTAGCCTACGTAGACAGATTGAGAGATGAATGGTGA
- a CDS encoding PIN domain-containing protein, whose product MVKGVLLDSVVLIDHLNGIQASADYLASLHRNSTPVWISAITRAEVLAGTKSHYEFGLISRLLAEFEFAPLSSEVADSAAELRRTLRLRLPDAFQLACALNLDLKLATRNTRDFSENDPRIEVPYTL is encoded by the coding sequence ATGGTGAAAGGTGTCTTGCTTGACTCTGTGGTCTTGATTGACCACCTCAATGGAATTCAGGCCTCAGCCGACTACTTGGCAAGCCTACACCGTAACTCAACCCCGGTCTGGATCAGTGCCATCACAAGGGCGGAAGTACTCGCAGGAACCAAATCCCACTACGAATTTGGTCTTATCAGCAGACTTTTGGCGGAGTTCGAATTCGCACCATTGAGTTCAGAGGTCGCGGACTCCGCCGCAGAATTGCGCAGGACTCTCAGATTGCGCCTCCCAGATGCCTTTCAATTGGCCTGTGCTCTTAATCTTGATCTGAAACTCGCCACACGAAACACCCGGGACTTCAGCGAGAATGACCCCCGCATCGAAGTACCATATACCCTGTAG
- a CDS encoding HlyD family secretion protein has translation MKKKAVGAIVTISILGIGAWFWLSERTTEVQVVPVLSKDVVEVYVATGRLNSPTVSNVGTELAGRVATVHVERGARPRAGQALVDLQPMDAKLSVQQAEARLAIAERELARTRTGPTRAQLDDAKAALSSAEATLAQTKSELARSTAMARDGVQTTAAVERAGTDVRRAESQVASAQARIAELREQPRAEDIRVAQARVTEAQANLDQTKAALGKTTITAPFDGLVTNVEADPGENVAPGQTLLTLAKTEGMEIFAEVDEDYFLRIAPGQGATLVFPSLPEERFAAKVIRVGPDVDSERGVVGIYLKPDSVPAHIVPGLTVDIAIELKRLPEARAVPRSAVVFEDSKAYVYVVEDERARRREIKVVAEGEEDLAIQAESLPISVIKNAAPITEGDAVRAKEAK, from the coding sequence ATGAAGAAAAAGGCTGTCGGCGCAATTGTCACGATTTCAATTTTGGGTATCGGGGCTTGGTTTTGGCTCTCCGAACGAACCACGGAAGTTCAGGTTGTCCCGGTGCTATCGAAGGACGTCGTGGAGGTCTACGTAGCGACCGGCCGCCTCAACTCTCCGACCGTCAGCAACGTGGGAACAGAACTCGCCGGGCGCGTAGCCACCGTTCACGTAGAGCGTGGAGCCCGCCCCAGAGCCGGTCAAGCGTTGGTCGACCTTCAGCCAATGGACGCAAAACTCTCGGTTCAACAGGCCGAAGCTCGACTGGCAATCGCTGAACGGGAGCTTGCCCGCACCCGTACTGGGCCCACGCGGGCACAACTCGATGATGCCAAGGCTGCGTTGTCATCCGCCGAAGCAACGCTTGCGCAGACCAAGAGTGAGCTCGCGCGCAGCACGGCTATGGCGCGCGACGGTGTGCAAACTACGGCCGCTGTGGAGCGAGCCGGCACAGATGTCCGGCGCGCAGAGTCTCAAGTGGCGAGCGCGCAAGCGCGGATTGCAGAGCTCCGGGAACAACCCCGTGCCGAAGATATTCGAGTGGCACAGGCACGCGTCACCGAGGCTCAGGCAAACTTAGATCAGACCAAAGCTGCACTTGGCAAAACCACGATAACGGCGCCGTTTGACGGCCTTGTGACTAACGTTGAGGCTGATCCGGGAGAGAATGTGGCGCCAGGGCAAACTCTTCTGACCCTCGCAAAGACCGAAGGGATGGAGATTTTTGCGGAAGTGGACGAGGACTACTTCTTGCGGATAGCGCCGGGTCAGGGAGCGACTTTGGTGTTTCCTTCTCTCCCGGAAGAAAGGTTCGCCGCAAAGGTGATACGGGTAGGACCGGATGTAGACTCCGAGCGCGGCGTGGTGGGAATCTACCTCAAGCCAGACTCGGTTCCGGCACATATCGTACCGGGATTGACCGTGGATATTGCTATCGAGCTCAAACGCCTACCTGAGGCACGCGCCGTGCCGCGGTCGGCCGTGGTCTTCGAGGATTCAAAGGCATACGTCTACGTGGTGGAGGATGAACGAGCACGGCGCCGTGAAATCAAAGTCGTGGCTGAAGGTGAGGAAGACCTTGCGATCCAGGCGGAGTCACTGCCAATCAGCGTCATCAAGAACGCAGCCCCGATTACCGAAGGTGACGCGGTGCGCGCCAAAGAGGCGAAATGA
- a CDS encoding ABC transporter permease has product MMPDRLAWSFAWRSLWGSGRLTALTMVVVGVSVILVIFLTALIEGLRVQLVQETTGAIAHIRIEPIPREPIKPDSLSTTDEHVIGKRSTWTREQITIEDWRKWQAYAQKFGPQVVAVAPLAEGAGFASRGGQRKSVRIFGIEPREYDRVVPIQPSLERGRFYRMGAGETTIGADLAKELGVDLGDRIRITSSDGAATDKRVVGIFRSGFSGLDEGAVFIPRGDAQALLGLGSAVTSIGIRVSDVFAAPEIAAQMSRQVPHEVRDWTQDNARLLGALEAQKRSSDMITGFTGLAASFAIASILIVLVTNKLSEIGILKAMGARRRQIRAIFAIQGAFLGGLGSVVGSVFGSVLVMGLASIRVAQPGTGKLGPLFPFALSADLIVVTIIVSTALGLLAAIIPARRAANVDPMEVIRGD; this is encoded by the coding sequence ATGATGCCGGACCGCTTAGCCTGGAGCTTCGCTTGGCGAAGCCTTTGGGGGTCGGGACGGCTGACTGCGCTGACCATGGTGGTAGTGGGTGTGAGCGTGATTCTGGTCATCTTCCTGACGGCGCTGATCGAGGGGCTGCGGGTGCAGCTCGTGCAGGAAACGACCGGCGCCATCGCACATATCCGAATCGAGCCAATTCCCCGCGAACCCATTAAACCGGACTCACTTTCGACGACAGACGAACACGTCATCGGGAAGCGCTCAACATGGACACGTGAGCAGATCACGATTGAGGATTGGCGCAAGTGGCAGGCTTACGCGCAGAAATTCGGGCCTCAGGTAGTTGCGGTGGCTCCGCTTGCCGAGGGAGCCGGCTTTGCTTCACGAGGTGGTCAGCGAAAATCGGTCAGGATTTTTGGAATTGAACCACGTGAATACGACCGTGTGGTGCCGATTCAGCCGAGCCTAGAGCGCGGGCGATTCTACAGAATGGGAGCGGGTGAGACGACCATCGGAGCCGACCTCGCCAAAGAGCTCGGGGTGGACCTCGGGGACCGAATTCGGATCACGAGCTCTGACGGGGCGGCCACCGATAAGCGTGTGGTCGGCATCTTTCGAAGTGGTTTTTCGGGGCTCGATGAGGGTGCGGTCTTCATCCCGCGGGGCGACGCACAGGCGCTGCTCGGGCTTGGGTCAGCCGTGACCAGTATTGGCATCCGGGTCTCGGATGTGTTCGCTGCGCCCGAAATCGCGGCGCAAATGTCACGGCAGGTGCCCCATGAAGTCCGTGACTGGACGCAGGATAACGCGCGCCTGCTCGGAGCTCTGGAGGCGCAGAAACGCTCGAGCGATATGATTACCGGCTTTACGGGGCTCGCGGCGTCGTTCGCCATTGCGAGCATTCTGATCGTGCTCGTCACAAACAAGCTCAGTGAAATCGGGATTCTGAAGGCGATGGGGGCGAGACGAAGGCAGATTCGCGCGATTTTTGCGATTCAGGGGGCGTTTCTAGGTGGGCTCGGATCCGTGGTGGGTTCGGTCTTCGGATCCGTTTTAGTCATGGGGCTTGCTAGTATTCGTGTGGCTCAGCCGGGCACCGGAAAGCTAGGCCCACTCTTCCCCTTTGCGCTCTCTGCCGACCTGATTGTGGTCACCATTATTGTGTCGACCGCACTCGGGCTTCTGGCGGCCATCATCCCCGCACGGCGAGCGGCTAACGTCGACCCGATGGAGGTGATCCGTGGAGACTAG
- a CDS encoding ABC transporter ATP-binding protein gives METSEPVIKMVGVNKVYEGVVPTPVLFDIDLNIYPGDFAVILGKSGSGKTTLLNIAGLLDSATSGRIEVEGRAVHEMDEDQRADLRRMFFGFIFQFHHLLPDFDVMENALMPCRIRGKSFEDEAFERVAEMLRMVELGEKLKSYPSQLSGGQRQRVAVVRAFANQPRVVLADEPTGSLDSKTTVQVLALMKDIMQKFGTAFVMVTHDEAMTDVANRVIELKDGRIVRDEKK, from the coding sequence GTGGAGACTAGTGAACCGGTTATCAAGATGGTTGGGGTCAATAAAGTGTACGAGGGCGTGGTCCCAACGCCCGTGCTCTTTGATATCGACCTCAACATCTACCCAGGCGATTTTGCGGTGATCCTTGGAAAGAGTGGTTCTGGGAAGACGACGTTGCTTAACATCGCGGGCCTCCTCGACAGCGCGACGTCTGGCCGAATCGAGGTTGAGGGACGCGCGGTGCACGAGATGGACGAGGACCAGCGCGCCGATCTTCGGCGAATGTTCTTCGGATTCATCTTCCAATTTCATCATCTTTTGCCTGATTTTGATGTGATGGAGAACGCGTTGATGCCGTGCAGAATTCGGGGCAAATCGTTTGAGGACGAGGCCTTTGAACGTGTGGCGGAGATGCTGAGAATGGTGGAGCTCGGCGAGAAGCTCAAGAGCTATCCGTCGCAGCTCTCGGGCGGCCAGAGGCAACGAGTGGCGGTGGTTAGGGCTTTCGCCAACCAACCTCGTGTGGTGCTCGCCGATGAGCCGACAGGAAGCTTAGATTCAAAGACTACCGTGCAGGTCCTCGCCCTCATGAAGGACATCATGCAGAAGTTCGGGACTGCCTTCGTGATGGTTACCCACGACGAAGCCATGACGGATGTGGCGAACCGTGTCATCGAACTCAAGGACGGTCGTATCGTCCGTGATGAAAAAAAGTAA